A region from the Spea bombifrons isolate aSpeBom1 chromosome 7, aSpeBom1.2.pri, whole genome shotgun sequence genome encodes:
- the LCMT1 gene encoding leucine carboxyl methyltransferase 1, producing MSRGAAPDSDTADEAVRGTCDDASICKRFAVSVGYWKDPYIQYFVRQAKERKAPEINRGYYARVQGISQLLKTFLRRTQCNCQIINLGAGLDTTFWVLKDENLLPVKYFEVDFPAIVARKLYNIKSKPPLSKPIMESHSGESLLIDAHSLDSSRYSIIGGDLRNPKDLEEKLKKFGMDTELPTLLIAECVLVYMTPEQSSCLLKWATDTFSTAMFINYEQVNMGDRFGQIMVENLQRRQCNLAGVDSCQSLKSQMERMLRNGWETADAWNMMIVYSNLPQGDVGRIERLEFLDEKELLDQLLLHYCICWATKDALRLGLKEITF from the exons ATGTCCCGCGGGGCTGCTCCTGACTCTGACACGGCGGACGAGGCGGTGAGAGGGACCTGTGACGATGCTTCGATATGCAAAAG GTTTGCCGTAAGTGTCGGCTACTGGAAAGACCCTTATATCCAGTATTTTGTGAGACAGGCAAAGGAACGGAAAGCCCCCGAGATCAACAGAG GGTACTATGCCCGTGTGCAGGGCATCAGTCAGCTGCTGAAGACTTTCCTGAGGAGGACACAGTGCAACTGCCAGATTATTAACCTCGGTGCCGGACTAGACACCACGTTCTGGGTTTTAAAG gatgaAAATCTACTTCCAGTAAAGTATTTTGAAGTTGACTTCCCTGCAATAGTTGCACGAAAACTGTACAATATAAA GTCCAAGCCACCCTTGTCAAAGCCGATAATGGAGTCCCATTCCGGGGAATCTCTTTTGATCG acgcTCACAGTTTAGATTCATCGCGGTATTCAATAATCGGAGGGGATCTTAGAAACCCAAAGGACTTGGAGGAAAAGTTAAAGAAATTCGGCATGGACACAGA GTTACCGACTCTGCTCATCGCGGAGTGTGTGCTGGTGTATATGACCCCCGAGCAGTCGTCGTGCCTGTTAAAGTGGGCGACAGACACTTTCTCCACAGCCATGTTCATTAACTACGAACAG GTGAATATGGGAGATCGGTTTGGACAGATTATGGTGGAGAACCTCCAGAGAAGACAGTGCAACCTGGCCGGCGTGGACAGCTGCCAGTCCCTCAAGTCTCAG ATGGAGCGCATGCTGCGTAACGGCTGGGAGACGGCGGACGCCTGGAACATGATGATCGTGTACAGCAATCTACCCCAGGGCGATGTCGGCAG GATCGAGAGGTTGGAGTTTCTGGACGAGAAGGAGCTGCTGGATCAGTTGCTGCTGCATTACTGCATATGTTGGGCCACTAAAGACGCGCTACGTCTGG GTCTGAAAGAAATCACGttctga